The following are encoded together in the Candidatus Methylomirabilis lanthanidiphila genome:
- a CDS encoding CYTH domain protein — MLNIELKARCEDLGELRGRCESLGAEGQEPERQVDTYFCVTSGRLKLRESLESAAELIHYIRDDMAGPQESHYDLYPVEDPEGLKAILANALGISVTVAKRRETFVLGNVRIHLDKVQGLGSFVELQGSVDEPRELPLVADEIQGVQQALGIDPQSLVKESYAALVARAEEAERARYAN; from the coding sequence ATGCTGAACATCGAGTTGAAAGCGCGTTGTGAGGACCTCGGAGAGCTGCGAGGGCGTTGCGAGTCGCTCGGCGCGGAGGGCCAGGAGCCGGAGCGGCAGGTCGACACCTATTTTTGCGTGACCTCTGGCCGCCTGAAGCTTCGCGAGTCGCTGGAGTCGGCCGCCGAGCTGATTCATTACATTCGAGACGATATGGCCGGACCGCAGGAAAGCCACTACGACCTCTATCCGGTCGAGGACCCTGAGGGCCTGAAGGCGATACTGGCCAACGCGCTCGGTATTAGCGTAACGGTCGCGAAGCGGCGCGAGACCTTTGTGCTCGGCAACGTCCGGATCCATCTCGATAAGGTGCAGGGGCTGGGTAGCTTTGTTGAGCTTCAGGGGTCGGTCGATGAACCGAGAGAGCTGCCGCTGGTTGCCGACGAGATCCAGGGCGTCCAGCAGGCGCTGGGAATCGATCCGCAATCGCTCGTGAAAGAGTCGTATGCGGCGTTGGTCGCCAGGGCGGAGGAAGCTGAGCGAGCGCGTTACGCCAACTGA
- a CDS encoding aldo/keto reductase has protein sequence MEHRRLGRTGIQVSEIGFGAWGIGKAWWGKTDDTLSVRALIRALELGVTFIDTAQAYGDGHSERLIARAFQEAKHRVFVATKVPPKTREWPPKEGTTAQQAFPADWIITCTEQSLRHLDAERLDLQQLHIWRDEWLGETEWLEAVRRLKQQGKIRFFGVSIIDHQPGSALELVKSGLIDTVQVIYNIFDQSPEEELFPLCQAHDVGVIARVPFDEGGLTGSLMPDTIFPPKSVQSFYFREDRLRETCERVDRLRPLLGGEIKTVAQLALKFCLSHPAVSTVIPGMRRPEHVDANCSVSDGRPLAPETLAALRTHAWPRNFYQ, from the coding sequence ATGGAGCATCGCAGGCTTGGGCGCACAGGCATTCAGGTGTCGGAGATCGGGTTTGGCGCCTGGGGGATTGGCAAGGCGTGGTGGGGCAAGACCGACGACACGCTATCGGTCAGAGCGCTGATACGGGCGCTGGAGTTAGGCGTCACCTTTATCGATACCGCGCAGGCCTATGGCGACGGGCATAGCGAGCGGCTGATCGCCAGGGCCTTTCAGGAAGCGAAACATCGCGTCTTCGTCGCGACCAAGGTTCCGCCGAAGACCCGCGAGTGGCCACCCAAGGAGGGGACGACGGCGCAGCAGGCCTTTCCCGCCGACTGGATCATCACCTGTACCGAACAGAGTCTCCGACATCTTGACGCGGAGCGTCTGGATCTTCAGCAACTCCACATCTGGCGCGACGAGTGGCTCGGTGAGACGGAGTGGCTGGAGGCGGTTCGGCGGTTGAAGCAGCAGGGGAAGATCCGGTTCTTTGGGGTCTCCATCATCGACCACCAGCCGGGCAGTGCGCTGGAACTGGTAAAGTCCGGCCTGATCGATACCGTCCAGGTGATCTACAACATCTTCGACCAATCCCCGGAAGAAGAGCTGTTCCCGTTGTGCCAAGCGCACGATGTCGGCGTGATCGCCAGGGTCCCCTTCGATGAGGGGGGCCTGACCGGGAGCCTCATGCCGGACACGATCTTCCCCCCGAAGTCAGTGCAGAGCTTCTACTTCCGCGAGGATCGGCTGCGGGAGACGTGCGAGCGCGTCGATCGACTCAGGCCGCTGCTGGGAGGCGAGATCAAGACCGTGGCGCAGCTTGCCCTGAAGTTCTGTCTGAGCCACCCGGCGGTCTCAACCGTGATCCCAGGGATGCGCCGACCGGAGCACGTGGATGCCAACTGCTCAGTCTCCGACGGCCGGCCGCTCGCACCCGAAACCCTCGCCGCCCTCCGCACCCACGCCTGGCCCAGAAACTTTTACCAGTAA